In the Kitasatospora terrestris genome, one interval contains:
- a CDS encoding polysaccharide deacetylase family protein, translated as MVSDHRIIGRRLLLSVAGVTLLSAATACGSSPSGQDPSAGAGPAAKAVNVPSPALAPLPSASPPSASPPSAAPSSGAPQPAAPPVGSAAPSAAAARRNAAAPLFSLASDDKLVALTIDDGPDPVYTPAVLSILERYGVRATFFLVGENAVNRSALVREIARQGHHLANHTWSHPDLRHLSEAQVRDELERTSDLLHTATGKPATWFRAPGGDWSDVALRVSNELGMRPMGWSVDPVDWARPGTSRITTRVLDAIRPGSIVLNHDGGGDRSQTIAALKTYLPVLIDEGYRFTAPA; from the coding sequence ATGGTGTCTGACCATCGGATTATCGGTCGCCGGCTGCTACTGAGCGTAGCGGGCGTCACCCTGCTCTCCGCCGCCACCGCCTGCGGCTCGTCCCCGTCCGGCCAGGACCCGTCCGCCGGCGCCGGCCCCGCGGCGAAGGCCGTCAACGTGCCGAGCCCCGCCCTGGCCCCGCTGCCGTCGGCCTCCCCGCCGTCGGCCTCCCCACCCTCGGCCGCCCCGTCGTCCGGGGCTCCACAGCCGGCCGCACCACCCGTCGGCAGCGCCGCACCGTCCGCCGCGGCGGCCCGGCGCAACGCCGCCGCGCCGCTCTTCTCGCTCGCCTCCGACGACAAGCTCGTCGCCCTGACCATCGACGACGGCCCGGACCCGGTGTACACGCCCGCCGTGCTCTCGATCCTGGAGCGCTACGGCGTCCGGGCGACCTTCTTCCTGGTCGGCGAGAACGCCGTCAACCGTTCGGCGCTGGTCCGCGAGATCGCCCGGCAGGGCCACCACCTGGCCAACCACACCTGGAGCCACCCCGACCTGCGCCACCTCTCCGAGGCCCAGGTCCGGGACGAGCTCGAGCGCACCTCGGACCTGCTGCACACGGCCACGGGCAAGCCCGCGACCTGGTTCCGCGCGCCCGGCGGGGACTGGTCGGACGTCGCGCTGCGGGTCTCCAACGAGCTCGGCATGCGCCCGATGGGATGGTCGGTGGACCCGGTCGACTGGGCCCGCCCGGGTACGTCCCGGATCACCACCAGGGTGCTGGACGCGATCCGGCCCGGCTCGATCGTCCTCAACCACGACGGCGGCGGCGACCGCTCGCAGACCATCGCCGCGCTCAAGACGTACCTGCCGGTCCTGATCGACGAGGGCTACCGCTTCACCGCGCCCGCGTGA
- a CDS encoding CapA family protein: MAFAGDVHFEGRTKARLNVAPPQQALGPISKQLADADLSMVNLETAITDRGAPQAKAFTFRAPARSLKVLQDSGVDMVSLANNHAVDFGQVGLTDSLAAKASSPIPVVGLGKDAEEAYAPHVAEVKGVKVAVLAASQVDEETNKNWRAGAGKPGIASALDEAALLDAVARAKAQAPVVLVYLHWGQETNPCPTAAQTALARKLASAGVTAVVGTHAHTLLGSGMLDSTYVAYGFGNFLWYNSSSAGGTETGVTTLTITAGKVTGEEFTPAQINGQGVPVPHTGAQAAAAVKRRDGLRGCTGLAPVGR, encoded by the coding sequence GTGGCGTTCGCGGGGGACGTGCACTTCGAGGGGCGGACGAAGGCGCGGTTGAACGTGGCGCCGCCGCAGCAGGCGCTCGGCCCGATCTCGAAGCAGCTGGCCGACGCGGACCTGTCGATGGTCAACCTGGAGACCGCGATCACCGACCGGGGCGCGCCGCAGGCGAAGGCCTTCACCTTCCGCGCCCCGGCCCGCTCGCTCAAGGTGCTGCAGGACTCGGGCGTGGACATGGTCTCGCTCGCCAACAACCACGCCGTGGACTTCGGCCAGGTGGGGCTGACCGACTCGCTGGCGGCCAAGGCCTCCTCGCCGATCCCGGTCGTCGGACTCGGCAAGGACGCCGAGGAGGCGTACGCGCCGCACGTCGCGGAGGTCAAGGGCGTGAAGGTCGCGGTGCTGGCGGCCAGCCAGGTGGACGAGGAGACCAACAAGAACTGGCGGGCCGGGGCCGGAAAGCCGGGCATCGCCTCGGCACTGGACGAGGCCGCGCTGCTGGACGCGGTGGCACGGGCCAAGGCGCAGGCGCCGGTGGTCCTGGTCTACCTGCACTGGGGGCAGGAGACCAATCCCTGTCCGACCGCCGCCCAGACCGCCCTCGCCAGGAAGCTGGCGAGTGCCGGAGTCACCGCCGTGGTCGGCACGCACGCCCACACGCTGCTGGGATCGGGGATGCTGGACTCCACGTACGTGGCGTACGGCTTCGGCAACTTCCTCTGGTACAACTCCAGCAGCGCCGGCGGCACCGAGACCGGGGTGACCACGCTGACCATCACCGCCGGCAAGGTGACGGGCGAGGAGTTCACGCCGGCGCAGATCAACGGGCAGGGCGTGCCCGTTCCGCACACCGGAGCGCAGGCGGCCGCCGCGGTCAAGCGCCGCGACGGCCTGCGCGGCTGCACCGGCCTCGCCCCGGTCGGGCGTTGA
- a CDS encoding VanZ family protein, with translation MLTVAARSLARVVALLAFALCAAVVIRLTLTPSAASMRIAHTNLSPGTSIRLYLDRPSVRAALFQVGGNALVGAPFGVLLPVVSRRLRGPVRTTLAAALAVTVLETFQHFFVPGRSFDVDDIILASAGALVAYLLIGLAVSRRIHPRRPRRSAADTGR, from the coding sequence GTGCTCACCGTGGCCGCACGCTCGCTCGCGCGGGTCGTCGCGCTGCTGGCCTTCGCCCTCTGCGCGGCCGTCGTCATCAGGCTCACGCTCACACCGTCGGCGGCGTCGATGCGGATCGCGCACACCAACCTGTCGCCCGGCACCAGCATCCGCCTCTACCTGGACCGCCCGTCGGTGCGCGCGGCGCTGTTCCAGGTCGGCGGGAACGCCCTCGTCGGCGCACCCTTCGGCGTTCTCCTCCCCGTGGTCAGCCGCCGCCTGCGCGGGCCGGTGCGAACCACCCTCGCCGCCGCACTGGCCGTCACCGTGCTGGAGACGTTCCAGCACTTCTTCGTCCCGGGGCGCAGCTTCGACGTCGACGACATCATCCTCGCCTCCGCGGGCGCCCTCGTCGCCTATCTCCTCATCGGGCTCGCGGTGTCACGCCGGATCCATCCGCGGCGCCCCCGCAGGAGCGCCGCCGACACCGGACGTTGA